Proteins from a single region of Microbacterium sp. zg-Y818:
- a CDS encoding DUF1844 domain-containing protein, protein MTAHGSAPDAETQARWEEQDRAASAATRDIADVPAVEVITTAAVHLMSAAAVKVGLADDPDTQMDLDEARKLINALAGLITAGAPEISDMHARSLRDGLRSLQLAFREASVVPDPIGKGPGEKLTGPVT, encoded by the coding sequence CTGACGGCGCACGGAAGTGCCCCGGATGCCGAGACTCAGGCCCGCTGGGAGGAGCAGGACCGCGCCGCAAGCGCCGCGACGCGCGACATCGCCGACGTGCCGGCGGTCGAGGTCATCACGACGGCCGCGGTGCATCTGATGAGCGCCGCCGCCGTGAAGGTCGGGCTCGCCGACGACCCCGACACGCAGATGGACCTCGATGAGGCGCGCAAGCTCATCAACGCGCTGGCCGGCCTGATCACCGCCGGTGCCCCCGAGATCAGCGACATGCACGCCCGCTCGCTGCGCGACGGCCTGCGCTCCCTGCAGCTGGCATTCCGCGAGGCGTCCGTGGTCCCCGACCCGATCGGCAAGGGCCCCGGCGAGAAGCTGACCGGCCCCGTCACCTGA